A genomic window from Chrysoperla carnea chromosome 3, inChrCarn1.1, whole genome shotgun sequence includes:
- the LOC123294565 gene encoding serrate RNA effector molecule homolog gives MGDSEDEYDRKRRDKFRGERAEPNYRGVERPVRSRDDWQDREAWSRPRPRGEYRGAPRDRGYSPSVEPQSKRMRHDYYPPHEGYYNHYQPYHQPQHREPAPAPVTEGSQPPMMSFKAFLAAQDDNISDSEAVEKYNDYKLEFQRQQLNEFFVAHKDDEWFRLKYHPEDSVKRKEEQLNALKKRVGVFLELLDGGKLDNISVDCSRTDDLIKLLDTVVIKLEGGTEADLAVLDETPEVVASETEKKEEVKVEKVEKNNKNEKIEKEDKEEKDKQAKEEKALSDESNDVQKIDDPADEESQKSDDVKSVKDDNKGSEDGEESKENKSDDKLEDISKDNDEELDSSTKEDKNDEDEKMDTDPVEELDDSTKKDEDENDVEEKPEEKVEENGVEKAPEESVEPEEPKESKKEKKRKRSSFSGSESSSSSDSESEHEVEPEKKPEENEESSKEDGEKDEPEEGEEDSGKKSPEKVEIPEETTSTPKVEPPRALHKTTSIFLRNLAPTITRQEVEAMCSRYSGFLRVALADPQPERRWLRRGWVTFTRNANIKEICWNLNNIRLRDCELGAIVNRDLSRRIRQVNGITAHKQVVRSDIRISAKVALHLDGKVNLWVDENNPKTNQEQSFGLDSNNPVLKNITDYLIEEASAEEEELLGLESSTEQQDTSSCIVERDEQLIKVLDKIILYLRVVHSVDYYNHCEYPNEDEMPNRCGILHARGPPPLTKTDISTFMGSAVEAKMSHFLPDKTVASGGSGDSKTDKLVQLALKDEQAELDKFVLANTRELAKDKWLCPLSGKKFKGPDFVRKHIFNKHAEKVEEVKKEVQFFNNYLKDPKRPMLAEQQPVKREDSTPAYGGHPVYGSIYGYGGMPRGGYYNQGYGQRSRGYARTRGGSDFRPVVHYRDLDAPREPEEFI, from the exons ATGGGTGATAGTGAAGATGAATACGATCGAAAACGTCGTGATAAATTTCGTGGTGAAAGAGCTGAACCCAATTATCGTGGTGTTGAACGTCCTGTTCGTTCCAGAGATGATTGGCAAGATCg tgaAGCTTGGTCAAGACCACGTCCACGGGGTGAATATCGAGGTGCACCAAGAGATCGTGGATACTCACCAAGCGTAGAACCTCAATCAAAACGAATGCGTCATGATTATTATCCACCCCATGAAGGCTATTATAATCATTATCAACCATACCATCAACCTCAGcatag AGAACCAGCTCCAGCTCCAGTGACCGAAGGTTCACAACCACCTATGATGTCCTTCAAAGCGTTCCTTGCTGCCCAAGATGATAATATTTCGGATAGTGAAGCTGTGGAGAAGTACAATGATTATAAATTAGAGTTTCAACGTCAACAGTTGAATGAATTTTTCGTTGCACATAAGGATGATGAATG gttcCGATTAAAATATCATCCTGAGGATTCCGTCAAGCGCAAGGAGGAACAATTGAATgcattaaaa aaaCGTGTTGGTGTATTTTTGGAATTACTCGATGGGGGTAAATTAGATAATATCAGCGTTGACTGTAGTCGAACTGATGATCTTATTAAATTGTTAGATACCGTTGTTATTAAGTTAGAAGGTGGAACAGAGGCTGATTTAGCTGTTTTAGATGAAACACCAGAAGTTGTCGCTTCAG aaactgagaaaaaagaagaagtaaaagttgaaaaagtagaaaaaaataataagaatgaaaaaattgaaaaagaggATAAAGAGGAAAAAGATAAACAAGCTAAAGAAGAGAAAGCATTATCGGATGAATCAAATGATGTGCAAAAAATTGACGATCCAGCTGATGAAGAATCTCAAAAAAGTGATGATGTTAAATCTGTAAAAGATGATAACAAAGGATCCGAAGATGGCGAAGAatccaaagaaaataaaagtgatGATAAATTGGAAGACATTTCAAAAGATAACGACGAAGAGCTTGATAGCTCAACAAAAGAGGATAAAAATGATGAAGATGAAAAAATGGATACAGATCCTGTTGAAGAATTAGATGATTCAACGAAAAAAGATGAGGACGAGAACGACGTAGAAGAGAAACCAGAAGAAAAAGTTGAAGAGAATGGTGTAGAAAAAGCACCTGAAGAATCTGTAGAACCTGAAGAACCTAAAGAATCAAAAAAAGAGAAGAAACGCAAACGGTCTTCTTTTTCTGGCAGTGAAAGTAGTTCTTCCAGTGACAGTGAAAGTGAGCATGAAGTTGAACCAGAAAAGAAGCCAGAGGAAAATGAAGAA AGTTCAAAAGAAGATGGCGAAAAAGATGAACCAGAAGAAGGTGAAGAAGATTCGGGAAAAAAATCCCCAGAAAAAGTTGAAATTCCCGAAGAAACAACTTCTACACCAAAAGTCGAACCACCTAGAGCTTTACACAAAACAACATCAATATTCTTACGAAATTTAGCACCAACCATCACTAGGCAAGAAGTTGAAGCT ATGTGCTCAAGATATTCTGGTTTCCTACGTGTTGCACTCGCTGACCCACAACCAGAAAGAAGGTGGCTTCGACGAGGATGGGTTACATTTACACGGAATGCAAATATAAAGGAAATTTGttggaatttaaataatataagg cttcGAGATTGTGAATTAGGTGCTATAGTAAATAGAGATTTAAGTCGACGAATTCGACAAGTAAATGGAATTACTGCTCATAAACAAGTAGTTCGATCAGATATACGAATATCTGCAAAAGTTGCGTTACATCTGGATGGTAAAGTTAATTTATGGGTTGATGAGAATaatccaaaaactaatcaaGAG CAATCCTTTGGCTTGGACTCAAATAATCCAgtactaaaaaatattaccgATTATTTAATTGAAGAAGCTTCGGCAGAAGAAGAAGAGCTATTAGGATTAGAATCAAGTACAGAACAACAAGATACATCGAGTTGTATAGTAGAAAGAGATgaacaattaattaaagtattagATAA aattattttatatcttcGAGTTGTACATTCTGTGGATTACTATAATCATTGTGAGTATCCAAATGAAGATGAAATGCCAAATCGATGTGGAATTTTACATGCTAGAGGACCACCGCCATTAACTAAG ACCGACATTTCAACATTCATGGGATCGGCAGTAGAAGCAAAAATGTCTCACTTCTTACCAGATAAAACTGTAGCCAGTGGTGGCTCTGGAGATAGTAAAACTGATAAACTAGTACAATTAGCACTTAAAGATGAACAAGCAGAATTGGATAAATTCGTACTTGCAAATACTAGAGAATTAGCTAAAGATAAATGGCTATGTCCATTATCTGGAAAGaaatttaaag gTCCTGACTTTGTacgaaaacatatatttaataaacacgCGGAAAAAGTTGAAGAAGTCAAAAAAGAAGTACAAttctttaacaattatttaaaagaccCTAAACGACCGATGTTAGCCGAACAACAACCGGTTAAACGTGAGGACTCCACTCCAGCTTATGGAGGCCATCCAGTTTATGGTAGCATATATGGGTATGGTGGAATGCCACGTGGCGGTTATTATAATCAAGGGTATGGTCAACGTTCAAGAGGGTATGCACGTACAAG gGGAGGTTCAGATTTTAGACCTGTTGTACATTATCGAGATTTAGATGCTCCAAGAGAACcagaagaatttatttaa